One Danio rerio strain Tuebingen ecotype United States chromosome 9, GRCz12tu, whole genome shotgun sequence genomic region harbors:
- the si:dkeyp-30e7.2 gene encoding uncharacterized protein si:dkeyp-30e7.2 produces MPPREHPCAILGCKAQHKSLHRLPANEQQRLKWLSFIFEDKVPENVPKLLYVCANHFSVDCLENAGQYNSGFASKLFLKTGSVPTIRDPVSLQVDVACQTETFHTSLHSVGTQLSFRTLQAKRRSTSVQTTISSFELTVPSASSTAFMTSTPLKPSLKRPRLELEEEEEEEEEEEAEETLTESKIIAQDSDVTFDPAEECTSATEPTDLSIQECPVHNIAKFIVYETCLMELFSDCPVCQRRCDVKSQRLGTFLSVQQVCPHCEFVRKWNSQPIIGSTPAGNLHLSAAVYLSGASFFVVEKVFAAMKLHIFKYNSFRRHARLCIEPAIVHKWRNWQSEMLEQLSRRENVIVGGDMRADSPGHSAKYGSYTMMDLATNTVVDLQLVQSNEVGGSYHMEKEGLKRSLDLLDARGVRLECIITDRHPQIQKYLRDRNVTQFYDVWHIKKGISKKLDKICQIKGCEKLRKWLRSIKNHIYWTAASSTTGPERVAKWTSILNHVQDKHVHEDPSFPACLHPQRISRDKNKWLSAATMPFYKLEKVLANKRILKDVAKLSPHHQTSTVEAFHSVILRFAPKNVVFPFLGMLCRLYLAALHYNENAGRPQATSATGKPIYKLAFPKAKKGEYRVREVKTQQTFGYVEELLDLIFNQVFVDPSPYVDEVLGIHIPPALSSAYDRPEMEEAISSRVTRFNQ; encoded by the exons ATGCCACCGAGAGAACACCCTTGTGCTATTTTAGGATGTAAGGCTCAGCACAAGAGCCTTCACCGTCTTCCTGCAAATGAGCAACAGAGGCTTAAGTGGCTGAGTTTTATCTTTGAAGACAAGGTGCCTGAAAATGTACCAAAACTGTTGTATGTTTGCGCTAACCACTTTAGCGTAGACTGCCTCGAGAACGCGGGACAATACAACTCCGGATTCGCgagtaaattgtttttgaaaactggATCAGTTCCTACAATACGTGATCCTGTCTCACTTCAA GTGGATGTTGCTTGCCAGACAGAAACTTTTCACACATCTTTACACAGTGTTGGCACCCAGTTGTCTTTTAGGACGCTTCAGGCTAAACGCAGGAGTACAA GTGTCCAGACAACAATATCCAGTTTTGAACTGACTGTGCCATCAGCGTCCTCTACTGCGTTTATGACTTCGACACCCCTCAAACCTTCACTAAAAAGACCTCGTCTggagctggaggaggaggaggaggaggaggaagaagaagaagccgAAGAGACTTTGACAGAGTCAAAAATTATAGCCCAAGACTCGGATGTGACATTTGACCCTGCAGAGGAATGCACATCTGCAACTGAACCAACAGACTTGTC aatccAAGAATGCCCAGTTCATAACATTGCCAAGTTCATTGTCTATGAAACATGCCTCATGGAGCTCTTCAGTGACTGCCCAGTGTGTCAGAGGAGATGTGATGTAAAGTCACAAAGGCTTGGGACATTTCTGAGCGTACAGCAAGTCTGCCCACACTGCGAGTTTGTAAGAAAATGGAACAGTCAGCCAATTATTGGTAGTACTCCAGCTGGCAACCTGCATCTTTCTGCTGCAGTCTACTTGAGCGGTGCATCATTTTTTGTAGTTGAAAAG GTATTTGCTGCAATGaaactacacatttttaaatataattcatttcgCCGTCATGCAAGACTTTGCATTGAACCTGCTATTGTCCACAAGTGGAGAAATTGGCAGAGTGAAATGCTAGAACAGCTCAGTCGAAGAGAGAATGTGATTGTTGGAGGAGATATGAGGGCTGACTCCCCAG GTCACTCGGCCAAGTATGGGAGTTATACAATGATGGACCTTGCAACTAACACAGTGGTCGACCTACAGTTAGTCCAG agTAATGAGGTGGGTGGCAGTTACCATATGGAAAAAGAAGGCCTAAAGAGAAGCCTTGACCTGTTGGATGCCCGCGGTGTTCGTCTGGAATGCATCATCACAGACCGACAtcctcaaatacagaaatacctCAGGGATCGAAATGTCACTCAGTTTTACGATGTGTGGCATATCAAGAAAG GAATTTCCAAAAAACTGGACAAGATATGCCAGATAAAGGGGTGTGAGAAGTTGCGTAAATGGTTACGTAGCATCAAAAACCACATCTACTGGACTGCTGCATCATCCACAACAGGTCCTGAAAGAGTGGCAAAGTGGACCTCTATCTTAAACCATGTACAAGACAAACATGTACATGAAGACCCCAGTTTTCCGGCTTGTCTGCATCCGCAACGGATAAGCAGAGACAAGAACAAATGGCTGTCGGCTG CAACGATGCCATTCTACAAGCTGGAGAAAGTTCTCGCTAACAAGAGAATATTGAAGGATGTGGCCAAGCTAAGTCCTCACCACCAGACGTCAACTGTTGAAGCTTTCCACAGCGTCATACTGCGGTTTGCACCCAAAAATGTGGTATTCCCTTTTCTGGGGATGCTATGCAG gtTGTACTTGGCTGCACTGCATTACAATGAAAATGCCGGGCGTCCCCAGGCCACATCAGCAACTGGTAAACCTATTTACAAGCTTGCTTTTCCAAAGGCAAAGAAAGGAGAGTATAGGGTCCGAGAAGTGAAGACACAGCAAACTTTCG GTTATGTAGAAGAGCTGCTGGACCTCATCTTCAACCAAGTGTTTGTGGACCCATCACCCTATGTTGATGAAGTGTTGGGAATTCACATACCACCTGCTCTATCATCAGCCTACGATCGACCTGAGATGGAGGAGGCTATCTCCAGCAGGGTGACCCGCTTCAATCAATAG